In a genomic window of Streptomyces koelreuteriae:
- a CDS encoding universal stress protein, which produces MSRTITVGLDGSPESRAAAEWAAREAAQRRLPLRLLHVWEPAPEPIEQAPQLGAETRQDWGERIPRDTADGVGLRHPGVEVTTEHLTGHPGKVLCEAAKDADLLVLGSRGLSGIGGFLVGSVGLAVVARAERPVVLVRAGEQAADEHERDATGIPSAATRYRPVVLGVDVDHLDATVIGFAFDAAARRGTSLWAVHGWHLPLWFVYGGAGDLYRYEQVVRSHADTLTDALRPWREKYPSVEVVEVSRSGGAAAQLIEASHQASLVVVGRRIHRHPFGTRIGSVTHAVLHHVAAPVVVVPHD; this is translated from the coding sequence ATGTCCCGCACGATCACCGTGGGTCTCGACGGCTCGCCCGAGAGCCGTGCCGCCGCCGAATGGGCGGCCCGCGAGGCGGCGCAGCGGCGGCTGCCGCTGAGGCTCCTGCACGTGTGGGAGCCGGCGCCGGAGCCCATCGAGCAGGCACCGCAGCTGGGTGCCGAGACCCGGCAGGACTGGGGCGAGAGGATTCCCCGCGACACCGCGGACGGTGTCGGTCTGCGTCACCCCGGCGTCGAGGTGACCACGGAACACCTGACCGGCCACCCCGGCAAGGTGCTGTGCGAAGCCGCCAAGGACGCCGACCTGCTCGTCCTGGGCTCACGGGGGCTGAGCGGCATCGGCGGCTTCCTGGTGGGTTCGGTCGGCCTGGCCGTGGTGGCGCGTGCCGAGCGTCCCGTGGTCCTGGTCCGGGCCGGTGAGCAGGCGGCCGACGAGCACGAGAGGGACGCGACGGGCATTCCCTCGGCCGCCACGCGGTACCGGCCGGTCGTCCTCGGCGTCGACGTCGACCACCTCGACGCGACGGTGATCGGCTTCGCCTTCGACGCGGCCGCCCGGCGCGGGACCTCCCTGTGGGCCGTACACGGCTGGCATCTGCCCTTGTGGTTCGTCTACGGCGGAGCCGGCGACCTGTACCGCTACGAACAGGTCGTCCGCTCGCACGCCGACACGCTCACCGACGCACTGCGTCCGTGGCGGGAGAAGTATCCGTCCGTCGAGGTGGTGGAGGTGTCCCGCTCGGGCGGTGCGGCGGCTCAGCTGATCGAGGCCTCCCACCAGGCGTCGCTGGTCGTCGTGGGACGGCGGATTCACCGCCACCCGTTCGGGACGCGTATCGGTTCCGTCACGCATGCGGTGCTGCACCATGTCGCCGCCCCCGTCGTGGTGGTTCCGCACGACTGA
- a CDS encoding response regulator, translating into MTEPRTFTEEHPIRVFLLDDHEVVRRGLSDLLDAEPDIAVVGDAENVGQALARGPALRPDVAVLDVRLPDGDGITVCRELRSRMPGLACLMLTSFDDEEALLDAIMAGASGYVLKQIKGSDLVSAVRTVASGRSMLDPETTARLMRSLRADPSEEPAVAPELASLSPREREILALIGDGLTNREIGTKLYLSEKTVKNHISRLLAKLGVQRRVQAAVLASQWDHAGTGEHRPH; encoded by the coding sequence ATGACCGAGCCGCGCACCTTCACCGAGGAACACCCGATCCGGGTCTTCCTGCTCGACGACCACGAGGTCGTGCGCCGCGGCCTGTCCGACCTGCTGGACGCCGAGCCCGACATCGCGGTGGTCGGGGACGCCGAGAACGTCGGGCAGGCGCTCGCCCGGGGCCCGGCGCTCCGCCCCGACGTCGCCGTCCTCGACGTGCGCCTGCCGGACGGCGACGGCATCACCGTCTGCCGTGAGCTGCGCAGCCGGATGCCCGGGCTGGCCTGTCTGATGCTGACCTCGTTCGACGACGAGGAGGCCCTGCTCGACGCGATCATGGCGGGAGCCTCCGGCTATGTCCTCAAGCAGATCAAGGGCTCCGACCTGGTCTCGGCGGTACGCACGGTCGCCTCCGGGCGGTCCATGCTGGACCCGGAGACCACGGCCCGGCTGATGCGCTCGCTGCGCGCCGACCCGTCCGAGGAACCGGCCGTCGCCCCCGAGCTGGCGAGCCTGTCGCCGCGCGAGCGGGAGATTCTCGCCCTGATCGGGGACGGGCTCACCAACCGCGAGATCGGCACGAAGCTCTACCTGTCGGAGAAGACCGTCAAGAACCACATCTCCCGGCTGCTGGCCAAGCTCGGCGTCCAGCGACGGGTTCAGGCCGCGGTCCTCGCGTCGCAGTGGGACCACGCCGGGACCGGCGAGCACCGGCCCCACTGA
- a CDS encoding sensor histidine kinase, producing the protein MSGERPGRSEQHLPKLRLDELLDELQARIDAARGTRDRVHSLLEAVLSVGRELDLAQVLRRIVEAAVVLVDAEYGALGVIGDDRMLSAFHTVGISDEQRARIGDLPSGHGILGELIRHPEPLRLTEISEHPASYGFPPHHPPMHSFLGVPIRVRDQVFGNLYLTEKRSAQEFDAEDESVLATLAVAAGVAIENARLYEETRLRERWLGASSEVTRALLSGAPSTDVLELIVEQARQIADADAGMIAERVPEETALRPLLAVGRDAERRSGLVMSGQDGFVAAVLTTAEPAVSADIQEDPRTCGDAAQWAGLGPVVGVPLEAGGKAGGVLLLGREAGRTPFTDADTRPLLGFAGQAALALELAERRRDAEQIVLLRDRDRIARDLHDLAIQRLFAAGMTLQSTQRFIDHPEAVERLSRTVDDLDETIKIIRSTIFGLRTHGGGTREGGGLRGRVSDAVTAAASSLGFAPAVRIEGLVDTDVPGDVADHTLAVLGEALSNVARHSGARSVDVHLRCAQGELTLVVTDDGRGIPEGAARSGLKNMEERAVTLGGDLRLGERPEGGGTRVVWRVPVRPPRG; encoded by the coding sequence ATGAGCGGGGAACGGCCCGGTCGATCGGAGCAGCACCTGCCCAAGCTGCGGCTGGACGAACTGCTGGACGAGCTTCAGGCGCGGATCGACGCGGCGCGGGGCACCCGGGATCGTGTGCACAGCCTGCTGGAGGCGGTGCTGTCGGTCGGGCGGGAACTGGATCTCGCCCAGGTGCTCCGGCGAATCGTCGAGGCGGCCGTGGTGCTCGTGGACGCCGAGTACGGGGCCCTGGGAGTGATCGGCGACGACCGTATGCTCTCCGCGTTCCACACCGTCGGCATCAGCGACGAGCAGCGGGCCCGGATCGGGGACCTGCCCAGCGGGCACGGCATCCTGGGCGAGCTGATCCGGCACCCCGAGCCGCTGCGGCTGACGGAGATCTCCGAGCACCCGGCCTCGTACGGCTTCCCGCCGCACCACCCTCCGATGCACTCCTTCCTGGGTGTGCCCATCCGGGTGCGTGACCAGGTGTTCGGCAACCTCTACCTCACGGAGAAGCGCAGCGCGCAGGAGTTCGACGCCGAGGACGAGTCGGTGCTCGCCACCCTCGCGGTGGCGGCGGGCGTGGCCATCGAGAACGCCCGTCTGTACGAGGAGACGCGGCTGCGTGAGCGGTGGCTGGGGGCGAGTTCCGAGGTCACGCGTGCCCTGCTGTCGGGCGCTCCGAGCACGGACGTCCTCGAACTGATCGTGGAGCAGGCGCGTCAGATCGCCGACGCCGATGCCGGGATGATCGCCGAGCGGGTGCCCGAGGAGACCGCGCTGCGGCCGTTGCTCGCCGTCGGGCGGGACGCCGAGCGGCGCAGTGGCCTGGTGATGTCCGGGCAGGACGGGTTCGTGGCCGCCGTCCTCACGACGGCGGAGCCGGCGGTGAGCGCCGACATCCAGGAGGATCCACGGACCTGCGGGGACGCGGCGCAGTGGGCCGGGCTCGGGCCCGTGGTCGGCGTACCGCTGGAGGCCGGAGGCAAGGCCGGGGGCGTGCTGCTGCTGGGGCGCGAGGCGGGGCGTACGCCGTTCACGGACGCCGACACGCGCCCCCTGCTCGGGTTCGCCGGGCAGGCGGCGCTGGCACTGGAGCTGGCCGAGCGGCGTCGGGACGCCGAGCAGATCGTGCTCCTGCGGGACCGTGACCGCATCGCCCGCGACCTGCACGATCTCGCCATTCAGCGACTGTTCGCGGCCGGGATGACGCTGCAGAGCACCCAGCGTTTCATCGACCATCCGGAGGCCGTGGAGCGGCTGTCGCGGACCGTGGACGATCTGGACGAGACCATCAAGATCATTCGGTCCACGATCTTCGGGCTGCGGACGCACGGGGGCGGGACGAGGGAAGGCGGCGGCCTGCGCGGCCGGGTGTCGGACGCGGTGACGGCGGCGGCCTCGTCCCTGGGCTTCGCTCCCGCGGTGCGGATCGAAGGCCTGGTGGACACGGATGTGCCGGGCGATGTCGCTGATCACACGCTGGCGGTGCTCGGCGAGGCGCTGAGCAATGTGGCCCGGCACTCCGGGGCCCGCTCCGTGGACGTGCACCTGAGGTGTGCGCAGGGCGAGTTGACGCTCGTGGTGACCGATGACGGTCGCGGGATACCCGAAGGTGCCGCGCGCAGCGGTCTGAAGAACATGGAGGAGCGGGCCGTCACGCTCGGCGGCGACCTCCGGCTCGGCGAGCGCCCGGAAGGCGGCGGGACCCGGGTGGTGTGGCGGGTGCCGGTGCGGCCGCCCCGAGGCTGA
- a CDS encoding MepB family protein: MVTNQPWAGLHGDLLAAKVSVYDPLGLSCSPPVPEPESAEYAACAFTLDGRSVRFRVAKTTPTKAGQFVTVWQRSVEGPIRPFDTDDGVDLFVIGSRDDDGFGQFVFPSEVLCERGIVSRDGSSGKRGFRVYPPWVATTSRQARSTQAWQANHFFDLDQDGPTDLSRARALYRAAG, from the coding sequence ATGGTGACGAATCAGCCGTGGGCGGGGCTTCACGGTGACCTGCTGGCGGCGAAGGTGTCGGTCTACGACCCGCTCGGTCTGTCCTGCTCGCCGCCGGTGCCGGAGCCGGAGAGCGCGGAGTACGCGGCTTGCGCGTTCACGCTCGACGGCCGCTCGGTGCGGTTCCGCGTGGCCAAGACCACCCCGACGAAGGCGGGCCAGTTCGTCACCGTGTGGCAGCGGTCCGTCGAAGGGCCGATCCGGCCCTTCGACACCGACGACGGAGTGGATCTCTTCGTCATCGGCAGCCGCGACGACGACGGCTTCGGACAGTTCGTGTTCCCGAGCGAGGTGTTGTGCGAGCGCGGCATCGTCTCCCGCGACGGCTCCTCCGGGAAGCGCGGATTCCGTGTCTATCCGCCCTGGGTGGCCACGACCAGCCGGCAGGCCCGCAGCACCCAGGCATGGCAGGCGAACCACTTCTTCGACCTCGACCAGGACGGCCCCACCGACCTGAGCCGCGCCCGCGCCCTCTACCGGGCGGCCGGCTGA
- a CDS encoding hydroxysqualene dehydroxylase, giving the protein MSGTTRRGFLGTAAAAAGGGVALGTARRASAANGSAARTVAVLGGGVAGLTAAHELAERGFRVTVYERKALGGKARSMDVPDSGTGGRRPLPGEHGFRFIPGIYHNLPDTMRRIPFPGNPNGVHDNLVAPKEMLFARSGGREDIRLPLPWPGHTPAELTPDEIRRALTSVLDTAFNLPLHEALYFAGRFLVFLTSCDERRDEVWERTPWWEFVRAGRMSQDYQRILAVGITRNIVATKAEEASTRTVATLMEAFVFNLLGRGADGPLDRILNAPTNEAWIDPWVTYLTSLGVEFRVGWTVRDLTLDSGAIAGAVVEEPGGARRTVTADHYISAMPVEHARRTWNSAVRAADPQLAECDRLKTDWMTGMQFYLTERTPILHGHLNLIDSPWSLTAIAQAQHWPGHDFPADFGDGTVADCLSVDVSEWDRPGILYGKTAKQCTRTEVAREVWAQLKAALNDTGRTVLKDSVLHSWFLDPAVDGLGTPHPVNEEQLLIHPVGTFHHRPRSATKIPNLFLAGDYVAVPIDLATMEGANSSARQAVNALLDQIDSTAERCTVTPLYRAPELEALKRHDRTRHLLRLPNVFDIG; this is encoded by the coding sequence ATGAGCGGCACCACGCGCAGAGGGTTCCTGGGCACGGCCGCAGCCGCCGCCGGCGGCGGGGTCGCCCTCGGAACCGCCCGGCGGGCCTCGGCCGCGAACGGCTCGGCGGCGCGGACCGTGGCCGTCCTGGGCGGCGGCGTCGCCGGGCTCACGGCCGCGCACGAACTCGCCGAGCGCGGCTTCCGGGTCACGGTCTACGAACGCAAGGCGCTGGGCGGCAAGGCCCGCAGCATGGACGTACCGGACAGCGGCACGGGTGGCCGCCGCCCGCTGCCGGGAGAACACGGCTTCCGCTTCATCCCCGGCATCTATCACAACCTGCCCGACACCATGCGGCGCATCCCCTTCCCCGGCAACCCGAACGGTGTCCACGACAACCTCGTCGCCCCGAAGGAGATGCTGTTCGCCCGGTCGGGCGGCCGCGAGGACATCCGGCTCCCACTCCCCTGGCCCGGCCACACCCCGGCGGAACTCACCCCGGACGAGATCCGCCGCGCCCTCACCTCGGTCCTGGACACGGCCTTCAACCTCCCCCTCCACGAGGCCCTCTACTTCGCGGGCCGCTTCCTGGTCTTCCTCACGAGCTGCGACGAGCGCCGCGACGAGGTGTGGGAGCGGACGCCGTGGTGGGAGTTCGTACGGGCCGGACGGATGTCCCAGGACTACCAGCGGATCCTCGCCGTCGGCATCACCCGCAACATCGTGGCCACCAAGGCGGAGGAGGCCAGCACCCGTACGGTCGCCACCCTGATGGAGGCCTTCGTCTTCAACCTCCTCGGACGGGGCGCGGACGGACCGCTGGACCGGATCCTCAACGCACCCACCAACGAGGCCTGGATCGACCCGTGGGTGACGTACCTGACGTCCCTCGGGGTCGAGTTCCGCGTCGGCTGGACCGTACGGGATCTGACCCTGGACTCGGGTGCGATCGCCGGGGCCGTCGTGGAGGAGCCCGGAGGCGCGCGCCGTACGGTCACCGCCGACCACTACATCTCGGCCATGCCGGTCGAACACGCCCGCCGCACCTGGAACTCCGCCGTACGGGCCGCCGACCCCCAACTGGCCGAGTGCGACCGGCTGAAGACGGACTGGATGACCGGCATGCAGTTCTATCTGACCGAACGTACGCCGATCCTGCACGGTCACCTCAACCTCATTGACTCCCCGTGGTCGCTGACCGCGATCGCCCAGGCCCAGCACTGGCCGGGCCACGACTTCCCCGCCGACTTCGGCGACGGCACGGTCGCGGACTGTCTGTCCGTCGACGTCTCGGAGTGGGACCGTCCGGGCATCCTGTACGGCAAGACGGCCAAGCAGTGCACCCGTACCGAAGTCGCCCGCGAGGTGTGGGCGCAGCTGAAGGCGGCGCTCAACGACACCGGCCGTACGGTCCTGAAGGACTCGGTGCTGCACTCGTGGTTCCTCGACCCGGCCGTGGACGGACTCGGCACGCCCCACCCCGTCAACGAGGAGCAGTTGCTCATCCACCCGGTGGGGACCTTCCACCACCGCCCGCGCTCGGCCACGAAGATCCCGAACCTCTTCCTGGCCGGCGACTACGTGGCCGTGCCCATCGATCTCGCCACCATGGAGGGCGCCAACTCCTCGGCCCGGCAGGCCGTCAACGCCCTGCTGGACCAGATCGACTCGACCGCCGAACGGTGCACCGTGACCCCCTTGTACCGGGCCCCCGAGCTGGAGGCACTCAAGCGGCACGACCGCACGCGCCACCTCCTCCGGCTGCCGAACGTCTTCGACATCGGCTGA
- a CDS encoding LppX_LprAFG lipoprotein, giving the protein MRRAHLLFAAVLLLCTACSGDTESDSGKSAKAVEHGAAVRAAIERTSADRVRVDQKIELRDVDRPTTYVFTISGAFDLAGDRGRLTVEFEDSGMDPVEEVFVGDTVYLRGSRLVGEGEWASAVRSEARTRFFLRAPLNDPEHLLRQVKAMRQVSNEGEEKVNGARAVHYRGTIDHATASLGMTAKTKQGLNEIRETLGDDMPVYADVWVDAKGRAVQARLSCFGGVEAMTTLTLSDFGTQVKAEAPSAERIVPVTAGEDVLLA; this is encoded by the coding sequence ATGCGCCGTGCCCACCTTCTCTTCGCCGCTGTCCTCCTGCTCTGCACCGCCTGTTCCGGCGATACGGAGAGCGACTCGGGGAAGAGTGCGAAGGCCGTGGAGCACGGTGCGGCCGTGCGGGCCGCGATCGAGAGGACGAGCGCGGACCGTGTCCGCGTGGACCAGAAGATCGAGTTGCGGGACGTCGACCGCCCCACGACCTACGTGTTCACGATCTCCGGCGCCTTCGACCTGGCGGGTGACAGGGGCCGGCTCACGGTGGAGTTCGAGGACAGTGGCATGGACCCCGTCGAGGAGGTCTTCGTCGGTGACACCGTCTATCTGCGGGGCTCGCGGCTGGTGGGCGAGGGCGAGTGGGCCTCGGCCGTCCGGAGCGAGGCACGGACCCGCTTCTTCCTGCGGGCGCCGCTGAACGACCCCGAGCACCTGCTCCGCCAGGTGAAGGCGATGCGGCAGGTGTCGAACGAGGGCGAGGAGAAGGTGAACGGCGCCCGGGCGGTGCACTACCGGGGCACGATCGACCATGCCACGGCGTCGCTGGGGATGACGGCGAAGACGAAGCAGGGGCTGAACGAAATACGCGAGACGCTGGGCGACGACATGCCCGTCTACGCGGACGTGTGGGTCGACGCGAAGGGGCGCGCCGTCCAGGCCCGGCTGTCCTGCTTCGGCGGTGTGGAGGCCATGACGACGCTGACGCTGTCGGACTTCGGGACGCAGGTGAAGGCCGAGGCGCCGTCGGCCGAGCGGATCGTCCCCGTGACGGCGGGCGAGGATGTCCTGCTGGCCTGA
- a CDS encoding Crp/Fnr family transcriptional regulator, which produces MSQPEWPAGRRGAGALLPRLPAAAVAELRGIGRRVTFRPGAVLLTEGERSRHALLLWAGWVKVMAARGRPQPTLLALRGPGDMVGELGALDGRPRTASVLAVSPVTALRVAENDLHGWLRRAPEAGLVLHQYMSSKLREATHFRLRATDPVEMRTAGLLRSLSGAYGSEEAGGTVITAPLTQQEIAALVGASRAQVQRALAALRGAGAISTGYRSIVILDGHGLARLAGEAG; this is translated from the coding sequence ATGAGTCAGCCCGAGTGGCCCGCCGGCCGGCGAGGTGCGGGTGCCCTGCTGCCCCGGCTGCCCGCCGCCGCCGTCGCGGAACTGCGGGGCATCGGACGCCGGGTGACGTTCCGTCCGGGCGCCGTCCTGCTCACCGAGGGGGAACGGTCGCGGCACGCGCTGCTGCTGTGGGCGGGCTGGGTCAAGGTCATGGCCGCCCGGGGCCGTCCGCAGCCGACGCTGCTCGCCCTGCGGGGCCCGGGAGACATGGTGGGAGAACTGGGGGCGCTGGACGGCCGTCCGCGCACCGCGTCGGTACTGGCCGTGTCGCCGGTGACCGCCCTGCGGGTGGCGGAGAACGATCTGCACGGCTGGCTCCGCCGGGCACCGGAAGCCGGACTGGTCCTGCACCAGTACATGAGCTCCAAGCTGCGCGAGGCGACGCACTTCCGGTTGCGGGCGACGGACCCGGTGGAGATGCGGACGGCCGGGCTGCTGCGTTCGCTGTCCGGCGCGTACGGCAGCGAGGAGGCGGGCGGCACAGTGATCACCGCGCCGCTCACCCAGCAGGAGATCGCCGCCCTGGTCGGCGCGTCCCGCGCGCAGGTGCAGCGCGCGCTCGCGGCCCTGCGCGGCGCCGGGGCCATCAGCACCGGATACCGCAGCATCGTGATCCTGGACGGGCACGGGTTGGCCCGTCTGGCGGGGGAGGCCGGATGA
- a CDS encoding Hsp70 family protein, which produces MKTEDRGAASGPADTGGGAAVEEPVLCVDMGATATRAALLIGTRIRMLRDPDGSAADWPTAVFADGTGLLVGRAAVLRGRERPEALRGELPGDLGRRARVRAGERSWLPDELVGALLRVLRDQAETIADRPVTTALLTVPAGTGAADPWRAGMLSAARRAGLTTVELLAEPVAATLALGDGGGLRDGDLVLVHDLGGSTFTAALVRMRGPGRADHDVLGRLTLDGCGMRDIEGAAQATLRADGAPGFAGPAADGPWGHPAHSDADGGQAYRDRLLKAAGAARFAEIAAPFLDRAAACCEEVLDTARVEPGRVAAVLPVGGGGGSPVVLGHLTHRLGIPVRAVERPLHAVVRGACVRAVYSARRTARPRRPAAGAVPLTWDLPGGRGVLVERRVEAGAAFAEGELLARVRVPDGSLHQLVADAGGRITAWHAAVDDEVFTGDWLLTVSADRPAAGAGMPAPTGRAVWRTHAEAVTAVAFSPDGRFLGTGGADRSVSVWDLGTGGERASAELDDDVTAVTFSPTRPLAAARDVAGGLVVLDHEQEAPVFVEESLSEGGDLVFTDDGGLLVAVEPEHTGFDAVWFTDTWKEAEPGDFDSLPDGIPPVLVLLDDECATLSSPSFWRILEEFDDQDDFARLADAYDDLFGAHARPTVLATPAVLFVAGHRPDGVLKIPARGVTLFACSSAAGLLATCAPAAGVTVWSLEDGRLLRTLPVEDDALCLAFAPDGSRLAAGLSDGTTVIWTLTRTAAPAVADSVFRSDERQETAP; this is translated from the coding sequence ATGAAGACCGAAGACCGGGGTGCGGCCAGCGGGCCGGCTGACACGGGCGGGGGTGCGGCGGTGGAGGAACCGGTGCTGTGCGTGGACATGGGGGCGACCGCCACGCGGGCCGCTCTCCTCATCGGCACCCGGATACGGATGCTTCGCGACCCCGACGGCAGCGCGGCGGACTGGCCCACCGCGGTGTTCGCGGACGGAACGGGCCTCCTCGTCGGACGGGCCGCCGTACTGCGGGGACGCGAGCGGCCGGAAGCGCTGCGCGGGGAGCTGCCCGGGGACCTCGGCCGCCGGGCCCGGGTCCGGGCGGGGGAACGGTCCTGGCTGCCGGACGAGTTGGTGGGGGCGCTCCTGCGGGTGCTGCGGGACCAGGCGGAGACGATCGCGGACCGGCCCGTCACCACGGCCCTGCTGACCGTCCCGGCGGGAACGGGCGCCGCGGACCCGTGGCGCGCGGGGATGCTCTCCGCAGCCCGGCGGGCCGGGCTCACGACGGTCGAGCTACTGGCCGAACCGGTCGCCGCGACCCTCGCCCTCGGGGACGGGGGAGGGCTGCGGGACGGCGACCTGGTCCTCGTCCACGACCTGGGCGGCTCGACCTTCACGGCGGCCCTCGTCCGGATGCGCGGCCCTGGCCGTGCCGATCACGATGTACTCGGCCGACTCACGCTGGACGGCTGCGGGATGCGGGACATCGAGGGCGCGGCCCAGGCCACGCTCCGCGCGGACGGCGCCCCGGGCTTCGCGGGCCCTGCGGCCGACGGACCGTGGGGCCATCCGGCGCACAGCGACGCGGACGGGGGACAGGCGTACCGGGACCGTCTGCTGAAAGCGGCGGGCGCCGCCCGCTTCGCCGAGATCGCGGCGCCTTTCCTCGACCGGGCCGCGGCGTGCTGCGAGGAGGTCCTGGACACCGCACGCGTGGAGCCGGGCCGGGTCGCCGCGGTGCTGCCGGTGGGCGGCGGCGGGGGCAGCCCGGTGGTGCTGGGCCATCTCACCCACCGGCTCGGCATCCCGGTACGGGCCGTCGAGCGGCCCTTGCACGCGGTCGTACGGGGAGCCTGTGTCCGGGCCGTGTACAGCGCGCGCCGCACCGCCCGCCCTCGCCGCCCCGCCGCGGGCGCGGTGCCGCTCACCTGGGACCTGCCCGGAGGCCGTGGCGTTCTCGTCGAACGGCGCGTCGAGGCGGGGGCGGCGTTCGCTGAGGGCGAGCTGCTGGCCCGGGTCCGGGTGCCGGACGGTTCCCTGCACCAGCTCGTGGCGGACGCCGGTGGCCGGATCACCGCCTGGCACGCCGCCGTGGACGACGAGGTGTTCACCGGAGACTGGCTGCTCACCGTGAGCGCGGACCGGCCGGCGGCCGGGGCCGGTATGCCCGCTCCCACGGGACGGGCCGTCTGGCGGACACACGCGGAGGCCGTGACCGCCGTCGCCTTCAGCCCGGACGGCCGCTTCCTCGGCACGGGCGGCGCGGACCGGTCGGTGAGCGTCTGGGACCTGGGGACCGGAGGCGAGCGGGCGTCCGCGGAACTGGACGACGACGTCACCGCCGTCACCTTCTCTCCCACGCGGCCGTTGGCCGCCGCCAGGGACGTGGCCGGCGGGCTGGTGGTGCTCGACCACGAGCAGGAGGCGCCGGTGTTCGTCGAGGAGTCACTGAGCGAGGGCGGCGACCTCGTCTTCACCGATGACGGCGGACTGCTGGTCGCCGTGGAGCCGGAGCACACCGGCTTCGACGCGGTGTGGTTCACGGACACCTGGAAGGAAGCCGAGCCGGGGGACTTCGACAGCCTGCCGGACGGCATCCCTCCCGTGCTGGTACTGCTGGACGACGAGTGCGCCACACTCAGCAGTCCCTCCTTCTGGCGGATATTGGAGGAGTTCGACGATCAGGACGACTTCGCCAGACTGGCGGACGCCTACGACGACCTGTTCGGCGCGCACGCCCGGCCCACCGTCTTGGCCACGCCGGCCGTCCTGTTCGTCGCGGGCCACCGCCCGGACGGCGTCCTGAAGATTCCGGCCCGGGGCGTCACCCTCTTCGCCTGCTCGTCCGCCGCGGGCCTCCTCGCCACCTGCGCCCCGGCAGCGGGGGTGACGGTGTGGAGCCTGGAGGACGGCCGGCTCCTGCGCACCCTCCCGGTGGAGGACGACGCGCTCTGCCTCGCCTTCGCCCCCGACGGCAGCAGGCTGGCCGCCGGACTCTCGGACGGCACGACCGTCATCTGGACGCTGACCCGGACCGCCGCCCCCGCCGTGGCCGACAGCGTCTTCCGCAGCGACGAGCGGCAGGAGACAGCCCCATGA
- a CDS encoding Hsp70 family protein, with the protein MSGTTAPSVLAIDFGTTSTCAALVRNGTVHRLREHIGDGWCWPSAVLFDGTMPYVGTAAERRRRLAPAAYRDEIKCTLGQGTPVDLAGRGHRPGLLVSLLLQAVRAEAERVGGGPVSRTVLTVPAAYGPADPRREELLGAARSAGLPAVELCPEPVAAALAPLAGGPLPPGATVLVHDFGGGTFDTALVRLASGKDVDGGDGEHTVLAHAGEECGGRDLDGIVVAELRAQGGPELAELLPPPEGELTVRALRHRIELIDLARQLKHRLATESAPSDVFTPAERTFTLHRDRFLDLAGPLYERTTRCCARLLAEAALLDSSDRPPKADAVVLVGGSSRLPGLAAHVEEALGLPLYRAEDPRTAVAEGAAAWGRARTVRTVAATGPVPGRTPLCWPLPPGASTLVDWYVAPGARYEAGAVLGRVRTEEGSLIQLSALSAGRVRAHHARPGDRVRDGEWLLTVVRGDDG; encoded by the coding sequence ATGAGCGGCACGACCGCGCCATCCGTCCTCGCCATCGACTTCGGCACCACGAGCACCTGCGCCGCGCTCGTCAGGAACGGGACCGTGCACCGGCTGCGCGAGCACATCGGCGACGGATGGTGCTGGCCGTCCGCCGTCCTGTTCGACGGCACCATGCCGTACGTCGGCACCGCGGCCGAGCGGCGCCGCCGGCTCGCTCCGGCCGCGTACCGCGACGAGATCAAGTGCACCCTGGGCCAGGGCACGCCCGTCGACCTGGCGGGGCGCGGACACCGGCCCGGGCTCCTCGTCTCGCTCCTCCTCCAGGCCGTACGGGCCGAGGCGGAACGCGTGGGCGGCGGCCCCGTCAGCCGTACGGTGCTCACCGTCCCCGCCGCGTACGGCCCCGCCGATCCGCGGCGCGAGGAACTGCTCGGCGCCGCCCGGTCGGCCGGTCTGCCCGCTGTGGAGCTGTGCCCCGAACCGGTCGCCGCGGCCCTCGCGCCCCTCGCCGGAGGCCCCCTGCCGCCGGGCGCCACCGTCCTGGTGCACGACTTCGGGGGAGGCACCTTCGACACCGCGCTGGTGCGTCTGGCGTCCGGGAAGGACGTGGACGGCGGCGACGGGGAGCACACGGTCCTCGCGCACGCGGGTGAGGAATGCGGGGGCCGGGACCTCGACGGCATCGTCGTCGCCGAACTGCGGGCGCAGGGCGGCCCGGAGCTGGCCGAACTGCTCCCGCCGCCCGAGGGCGAGCTGACCGTCCGCGCGCTGCGCCACCGCATCGAACTGATCGATCTCGCCCGGCAGCTCAAGCACCGGCTCGCGACCGAGAGCGCCCCGTCCGATGTGTTCACGCCGGCCGAGCGCACCTTCACCCTGCACCGGGACCGTTTCCTGGACCTCGCCGGACCGCTCTACGAACGCACCACCCGGTGCTGCGCACGGCTGCTCGCCGAGGCCGCTCTCCTGGACTCCTCCGACCGCCCGCCGAAGGCCGACGCCGTGGTCCTCGTGGGGGGATCGAGCCGGCTGCCCGGGCTGGCCGCTCATGTGGAGGAAGCCCTCGGACTGCCCTTGTACCGCGCCGAGGATCCGCGTACCGCCGTCGCGGAGGGGGCTGCCGCCTGGGGAAGGGCCAGGACGGTGCGCACGGTCGCGGCGACCGGCCCTGTTCCCGGACGCACCCCGCTGTGCTGGCCCCTGCCCCCGGGGGCCTCGACCCTGGTCGACTGGTACGTGGCACCCGGCGCCCGCTACGAAGCGGGCGCCGTCCTCGGCCGGGTACGGACCGAGGAAGGCTCGCTCATCCAACTGTCAGCCCTGTCGGCGGGACGAGTACGGGCCCACCATGCCCGTCCCGGCGACCGTGTGCGGGACGGGGAGTGGCTGCTGACCGTGGTCCGCGGCGACGACGGCTGA